Proteins from a single region of Candidatus Zixiibacteriota bacterium:
- a CDS encoding DUF819 family protein, protein MNDTLITSAAGILAILAGVTSLFFFLEKKTQWTFFNYFPPLIFIYLMPVAFSNSGIIPTQSPVYDFMGSTILPMFLLIMLLEVDILATIRVMGKGVFVMLIGTLGVVIGAPIGFMLVKHGLGPEAWRAFGALAGSWIGGTGNMAAVAIAFDLDESTLDFGYAVIADNGVYLVWLPIMLASKSLAGKFNKFTGVSKGRLEQMEKAAAELTADKGKAEMRHYLYLAFFGFGVTAIATWLGQMLPPVPPVLSANTYKILIVTFAGIGLSFTRASRIPGSHALAMALVYLFVARMGAKADLSSLDESVFWFLLGAFVWIFIHGGFLVGAAKLFKVDVHTAAIASAANIGGAASAPIVAAHHKPTLVPVSILMALLGYAIGNPMAILAGTLCRLVG, encoded by the coding sequence ATGAACGATACGCTCATAACTTCGGCGGCCGGAATTCTGGCCATTTTGGCCGGTGTAACCTCGCTGTTTTTCTTCCTTGAGAAAAAGACACAGTGGACGTTTTTCAACTATTTCCCGCCGCTGATTTTTATTTATCTGATGCCGGTCGCCTTCTCCAATTCGGGCATTATCCCGACTCAGTCGCCGGTCTACGATTTCATGGGCAGCACTATTTTGCCGATGTTTTTGCTCATTATGCTTTTGGAGGTCGATATCCTGGCCACAATTCGGGTCATGGGGAAGGGCGTATTCGTGATGCTGATTGGGACGCTGGGTGTTGTGATCGGCGCGCCTATTGGATTCATGCTGGTGAAACATGGCCTGGGACCCGAAGCCTGGCGAGCCTTCGGCGCGCTGGCCGGGAGTTGGATTGGCGGGACCGGAAATATGGCGGCGGTGGCCATTGCCTTCGATCTTGATGAAAGCACGCTCGATTTTGGCTACGCGGTGATTGCCGACAACGGCGTATATCTGGTTTGGCTACCGATTATGCTGGCCTCGAAAAGCCTGGCCGGCAAGTTCAACAAGTTCACCGGCGTCTCCAAAGGGCGACTGGAGCAGATGGAAAAAGCCGCCGCCGAGCTGACCGCCGATAAAGGGAAAGCTGAAATGAGGCACTATCTCTATCTGGCCTTTTTCGGGTTCGGCGTGACCGCAATTGCGACCTGGTTGGGGCAGATGCTGCCGCCGGTGCCGCCTGTGCTTTCGGCCAATACCTACAAGATTTTGATTGTGACCTTTGCCGGGATTGGCTTGTCGTTTACTCGGGCCAGCCGGATTCCCGGTTCTCACGCTTTGGCTATGGCGCTGGTCTATTTGTTTGTGGCTCGGATGGGGGCCAAAGCTGACTTGTCCAGCCTGGATGAGTCGGTTTTCTGGTTCTTGCTGGGGGCGTTTGTCTGGATATTCATTCATGGTGGTTTTTTGGTTGGAGCGGCGAAATTGTTCAAAGTCGATGTCCACACGGCGGCCATTGCTTCGGCGGCTAATATTGGTGGAGCGGCCTCGGCGCCGATTGTGGCGGCCCACCATAAACCGACTTTGGTACCGGTCTCAATTCTGATGGCCTTGCTGGGTTACGCAATCGGCAATCCGATGGCGATCCTGGCCGGGACACTTTGCAGGCTGGTGGGGTAG
- a CDS encoding EVE domain-containing protein: MPKKYWLLKSEPDCFSIDHLADEPNQTTHWDGVRNYQARNMLRDDIKKGDEAFFHYSGSNPPGIAGIVKVVKSGYPDHTAMDPSSQHPDPKHTKNNPIWYMVDVKFVRKFSEVISLATLKQTPGLEEMEVCRRGSRLSIQPVRPEEWKIVLKLARGFDLQD; this comes from the coding sequence ATGCCCAAAAAATACTGGCTGTTAAAATCTGAACCGGACTGCTTCTCAATCGATCATCTGGCCGATGAGCCGAACCAAACCACCCACTGGGACGGCGTCCGCAATTATCAGGCCCGAAACATGCTCCGCGACGATATCAAAAAAGGGGACGAGGCGTTCTTTCACTATAGCGGCTCCAACCCGCCCGGAATCGCCGGGATCGTGAAAGTTGTCAAAAGCGGCTACCCAGATCACACCGCCATGGACCCCTCAAGCCAACACCCCGACCCCAAGCACACCAAAAACAACCCGATCTGGTACATGGTCGACGTTAAGTTTGTCCGCAAGTTCTCAGAAGTAATCTCACTCGCTACGCTCAAACAGACGCCCGGTCTGGAAGAAATGGAAGTGTGCAGGCGAGGGAGTCGGTTGTCGATTCAGCCGGTGCGTCCGGAGGAGTGGAAGATCGTGCTGAAGCTGGCCAGGGGTTTCGACCTACAAGACTGA